A genomic window from Cytobacillus suaedae includes:
- the xerD gene encoding site-specific tyrosine recombinase XerD, translated as MKAHINKFIQYLVDDRRLAENTVISYKRDLSKYVDYLIKNEEIEFIDKVSRIQILHFLQYLKDTGSSAKTIARHIASIRSFHQYLLRNRITTDDPTVQIETPKMERNLPKVLSLLEVESLLDAPDTSSPLGLRDKAILEMLYATGIRVSELTNLNIEDVHLEMGFIRCTGKGNKERIVPLGKVAKEAIYNYIERGRSELLKNDDSSQALFLNHRGQRLTRQGFWKNLRQIASSANVKNELTPHTLRHSFATHLLENGADLRAVQEMLGHADISTTQIYTRVTKTRLKDVYNTYHPRA; from the coding sequence TTGAAAGCTCATATAAACAAATTTATTCAATACCTAGTCGATGATAGAAGACTAGCAGAAAACACGGTAATCTCTTATAAAAGAGATTTATCTAAATATGTAGACTACCTTATAAAAAATGAAGAAATTGAATTCATTGATAAAGTAAGTAGAATTCAAATTCTTCACTTTTTACAATATCTTAAAGACACAGGGAGTTCAGCAAAAACGATAGCACGACACATAGCGTCCATTCGTTCATTTCACCAATATTTATTACGTAATCGGATAACAACTGATGACCCAACTGTCCAAATCGAAACACCTAAAATGGAAAGGAATTTACCGAAAGTTCTTTCTTTATTAGAGGTAGAATCCTTACTAGATGCACCGGATACAAGTTCCCCATTGGGGTTACGAGATAAAGCAATTCTTGAAATGCTATATGCTACTGGTATCCGTGTGAGTGAGTTAACCAATTTAAACATCGAGGATGTACATTTAGAAATGGGGTTCATTCGGTGTACTGGTAAAGGCAATAAGGAACGAATTGTACCACTTGGAAAAGTTGCGAAAGAAGCAATCTATAATTATATAGAGAGAGGTAGATCAGAACTTTTAAAAAATGATGATAGTTCGCAGGCCCTTTTTCTAAACCATAGAGGACAACGATTAACACGTCAAGGGTTCTGGAAGAATCTCAGGCAGATTGCCAGTAGTGCAAATGTTAAGAACGAGCTAACCCCACATACTCTTAGACATTCTTTTGCTACACATTTGCTAGAAAATGGTGCAGATTTACGAGCTGTTCAGGAAATGTTGGGGCATGCTGATATATCTACGACCCAAATCTATACTAGAGTAACGAAAACTAGGTTAAAAGATGTATACAATACATACCATCCAAGAGCATAA
- a CDS encoding YqzK family protein — protein MRKTVRMMFETTKVFILFTGCTILFYYGIMWINEEYSNYHRYDEPKGSAVKVASMIEEEDSSWLNRLLFFYHFGE, from the coding sequence ATGAGAAAAACAGTACGGATGATGTTTGAAACGACTAAAGTTTTTATCCTGTTTACGGGCTGCACGATTTTGTTTTATTATGGTATTATGTGGATTAATGAGGAGTATTCAAACTACCATCGTTATGACGAACCAAAAGGTTCAGCTGTGAAAGTGGCATCAATGATAGAGGAAGAAGATAGTTCGTGGTTAAATCGATTACTATTTTTTTATCACTTTGGGGAGTAA
- a CDS encoding transcriptional repressor produces MEQRIDRIKKQLHSSSYKLTPQREATVRVLLEHEEDHLSAEDVYLLVKEKSPEIGLATVYRTLELLTELKIVDKINFGDGVSRYDLRQEGAAHFHHHLVCIECGAVDEIQDDLLEDVEAIVERDWNFKIKDHRLTFHGICHRCHDKVESEEENKDDQ; encoded by the coding sequence ATGGAACAAAGAATCGATAGAATAAAAAAGCAGTTGCACTCTTCTAGCTATAAGCTTACACCTCAACGTGAGGCGACTGTTCGAGTACTTCTTGAACATGAAGAGGATCATTTGAGTGCAGAAGATGTTTACCTCCTCGTTAAAGAAAAGTCGCCAGAGATCGGATTAGCAACTGTTTATAGAACGCTTGAGTTATTAACCGAATTGAAAATTGTTGATAAAATAAATTTTGGTGATGGTGTTTCACGCTATGACTTACGCCAAGAAGGTGCAGCACACTTCCATCATCATCTCGTTTGCATCGAATGCGGAGCAGTTGATGAAATCCAAGATGATCTTTTAGAGGATGTTGAAGCAATCGTAGAAAGAGACTGGAACTTTAAAATTAAGGATCACCGTCTAACTTTCCACGGCATTTGCCACCGTTGTCACGATAAGGTAGAAAGTGAAGAAGAGAATAAAGATGATCAGTAA
- the spoIIM gene encoding stage II sporulation protein M, translating into MKKQQPLKAAIITHIREHSSIYIFITVLFLMGVIFGAIVVNSLNFSQKQDLYYYLSRFFGQVSEGSFANSTDMFKQSFLHNIKYVGLMWILGISIIGLPVILVLLFLKGVVVGFTVGFLVNQMGFDGFILSFVSVLPQNLLIIPAFIVIGTVAVAFSLKMIRQQFMKRANEPIFPLLTRYAMLMVGVAFVLMTASAFEAFASPTLMKGVIDMINNQ; encoded by the coding sequence ATGAAAAAGCAGCAGCCACTTAAAGCAGCAATAATCACACATATTCGAGAACATTCCTCGATTTATATATTTATTACGGTCTTATTTCTAATGGGTGTAATTTTTGGCGCTATTGTTGTTAATAGTTTAAACTTTAGTCAAAAACAGGATCTTTACTATTATTTAAGTCGTTTTTTTGGACAAGTATCAGAGGGGAGTTTTGCTAATAGTACGGATATGTTTAAGCAAAGCTTTCTTCATAATATAAAATATGTGGGGCTTATGTGGATTCTTGGTATCTCTATTATAGGATTGCCAGTCATTCTTGTATTGTTATTTCTTAAGGGAGTCGTTGTTGGATTTACAGTAGGTTTTCTTGTAAACCAAATGGGCTTTGATGGATTTATATTGTCTTTTGTTTCGGTTCTTCCTCAGAATCTATTAATTATTCCTGCTTTTATCGTTATTGGGACGGTAGCAGTTGCCTTCTCTTTAAAGATGATACGTCAACAGTTTATGAAGAGGGCAAATGAGCCTATCTTTCCTTTACTAACACGTTATGCAATGTTAATGGTCGGTGTAGCATTTGTATTAATGACTGCCTCTGCATTTGAGGCATTTGCTTCACCAACTTTAATGAAAGGTGTTATTGATATGATTAATAATCAATAA
- a CDS encoding GNAT family N-acetyltransferase: protein MNPILLDFPTEFTTNRLLIRMPLPGDGKAVNEAIRASMNELQPWMPFAQKEPKLDETEANIREAHANFLLRKDLRLLIFHKETGQFIGSTGLHRIEWEIPKFEIGYWIDSRYSKQGYITETVVGLTTFAFEELHAKRVEIRCDSLNINSRNVAERAGYALEGIIRNEDLAVDGTLRDTCVFSKIK, encoded by the coding sequence GTGAATCCAATATTACTAGATTTCCCTACAGAATTTACAACGAATAGACTTTTAATCCGCATGCCTTTACCAGGTGATGGAAAGGCAGTAAATGAAGCGATTAGAGCTTCAATGAACGAGTTACAGCCATGGATGCCCTTTGCTCAAAAAGAACCTAAACTTGACGAAACAGAAGCAAATATTCGTGAGGCTCATGCTAACTTTTTATTACGGAAGGACCTACGCCTTCTTATTTTTCATAAGGAAACTGGTCAGTTCATTGGTTCTACTGGCCTTCATCGGATTGAATGGGAAATCCCTAAATTTGAAATTGGCTATTGGATTGATTCTCGATATTCAAAACAGGGGTATATTACTGAAACCGTAGTTGGGTTAACAACCTTTGCCTTTGAAGAGCTTCATGCTAAAAGAGTAGAAATTCGTTGTGACTCTCTTAATATAAATAGTAGGAACGTGGCTGAACGTGCTGGGTATGCACTTGAAGGAATCATTAGAAATGAAGACCTTGCAGTTGATGGCACATTAAGAGATACTTGTGTGTTTTCTAAAATAAAATAA